The Canis lupus familiaris isolate Mischka breed German Shepherd chromosome 5, alternate assembly UU_Cfam_GSD_1.0, whole genome shotgun sequence region CGATTTCGGGAAGCCCTGGTGGCAGGGGACGCGCTACGAGGTGGGGCGGCTGTCGGCCAAGACCCGGAGCATCCGCATCATTAACACGCTCACGTCGCAGGAGCACACGCTGGAGGTGAGAACGGGCGCCTGCGGGCAGGTTGGAGGGAACTGGGGATCCCAGCAAGTCTGCCAGGAGATCTTCGGGCCGTTGGGTCTCCGTAGAAAATGGGAGCAGGATCCCTTCCCTCCCATCTTTAGAGGCGACCGGGGAGGGCGGACCACCTGGAGAGCGGTCTCCAGGGTTGGGACCCTAGTAGTGGCCGGATCACAGGGTACCGAGACTCCTTCATACACCTTAGCCACGGTGGTGGCTTGGAAGCACTTCCAGGCTGTCTTTTGGAGAGCAGTTGCAGCCGGACTCTCTTATTAATAAACTCTGTTAAAGGGATGAGGGGAGGGGGCACTGACTCTGACCCTTTAGGGCCATCTGTTTGTTAAAAGTGGCTGCCCTAGAGACAGGTGACACTTCGGGGTCATTCACTGCGTGCTGGAGCCCCAGCTTCATTTGGGGACCAGAGAAGTGCCTAGAAATGCTATCCACCAAAGAGAGGCTCTCTGTTCTCAGCACTGTCATCTTTTGGGCTCCTGGCTTCAGCGTGGGACATGCACATGATGCATGCACGTGTCCCATCCGAAATCCTGGGGGATGGGGTGCTTTCATGTTCTGCAGGTGGGGGCCCTGGAATCAATGTGGGAAATCCTCCACCGGTATCTCCCTTATAACGCACATGCTGCCAGCTATACATGGAAATACGAAGGGAAGAAACTGAACATGGATTATACCCTGGAAGAGAATGGGATCCGGGATGAGGATGAAGAATTTGATTACCTCAATATGGACGGAACACTCTACATACCTGCCATACTGCTCTACTTCAATGATGACCTCACGGAGCTATAGGGGACGAGATGACTGCTTATGTAGACTCAAAACATGTTTTGAGTTTGCTATTTCTGTGCCCCTGCAGGAAGAGAGCCGGGAGTGGGGGGTGGCGGGCAGTGCTGGCTGAGACCTCCATTCCATGCTGGGAACTGGCCAGTGGCTCTTGCGTCCTTCTGAAGCGTGCACATCTTGTTTCCTAGGCCCACTGTGATTTGCTCAGAGAGAGTTAGGGAGAATGTTGGAAGCACGTTACTTAATTCTCAGGAGTGAAACGAGAAGTATCTTGGAGGAGGGAGACAGCCAGCCAGAGCTTAAGAAGAACTTTTAGACAGTCAGAGAAGAAGTCCTACCCAGGGATGAGGGATGGAAGGAGTTTTGTGGCAGTGCGGCAGGAAGATGGGATTTACACAGACAGGAACAGGAAATGTCTATTGCTAGCCTTACAAAACTGGCTGACTCGCCTCCTGAAGAGTGCTTGATAGTTGAAAccccaaagggaagaaagaaagtgaaCGGTTAGTAGGTAATTAAGGCCACGTGCCTCATACACCCTTTTTAATACGACTACTCTAAGATGGGCACCATCCCCACGATTTTATACATGAGTCTTTTgaagcttagatttttttttttcccctattggGGGTTAGTAAGCAATGGGTGACCCTGGCAGCTTTGCCTCTAGCAAGTAAGAGGGGAGCTACCTAAACTCAACAATATTTAGTAGCACAGAAGCACACAAGTTAGCGGCCAGGATGCAAACTCGAATCCAAATCCAAAGTTCACGTTCTTTCAGTGCAGAGAGGACCTCGCTGTCCTCATCTCATTGCACAACAAGACCCTGCCAGCCTGTTGTGTTCGCAGTTTCTTCGGCCCTTAGTGTCTCGGGAAGGGAGTTAGCAGAGCTCTGTGatggcagggaaggggcagggaggaggctgggagggccacCAGCTAAGCAATGGCTAGCCAGGCTGCCCCCCAGTAGCCCACAGCTAAATCTTCTGGCTTTTCTGAGGCAAAGAGGTGGATGGATACGGACTCCATGGAAGACGAGAATAGGGAAAGGGCCTTTGGATAGGGGATCAAAATGGAGGCAGATGGTAGCACATATTCATGATGGGCCTGTGCCCCTTAGGGAAGGTGAGGAAAACAGGGTCCACTTGCAAGACAGCAACTCCACAGGGAGCTCGACAGGGGTGATGTAAAGAGAGAAGCTCACTGGGTCAGAACACTGGTGATCAAAAGACAACCGCGTGGGAGGCAGTGGCCAGATTTGTCCCCTTGAACCTTGGGAAGGGGGATGAGAATGACAGGTGAATGTCCCGACAGGGGCCACAGAGGCTCAGGACCAGGCTCATAGGCCTGGGCATTTTCAGAGGGGCTGGCTGAGGGGCTGCCCGGAGGTGGAGGCAGGTACCTGCCTCAGCACTTTCCAAACACACTGAgacccagggctgccccttgTCCCGTCCTCCAAGAGGCCGTGAGTGATGAAGCTTTCTGATGTGTAGTCAACCCTGCGGTGGATTCATGTGCCTCTTGTTGGCTCAGTTGCACTGACCCGACTCTAGAACCCAAGCAATGCTGCTGCTCTGGCGCCAGCCTCCAGGGTCAGCCCAaacctgctcccctcccccctcccccagagtctTCCGCTTCAGTGCCTCCTGCTCCTTGCACCCTGGTCACCCTCCAAGTAGATCCTAGCCCCTAAATGCCCCAGGGGCattgctccctcttcctcccagccACTGTCCCCTCTTGTCCAGACTGCTGTACTGATGTCCTAACCAGCCCCCAACTCCTGCCCCCACATGCAGCAGGACAGGTGAGCTCTGAGAACCAAACCCGGgcatctgcctctgctccttcagATTCCTCAGTGGCTTCCAGGTGCTTTGGCAATAAAGCCCTGTCAGTCCGAAGACGCTGCATGAACCAGCCTGGGCCCGCCTCGCAttactctattctgttccatgtcCCTGCCGCCCATGGAATgtcctcctgcctcaggacccccacacactgttccctctgcccccacactcTTCCTCCCATCGACCCCCTAGCTGACCCTGCAGGTTTCTTCCTCTGGCAAGCTTTTCTGCTATCTTGGTGTAGAAAGCAAGACTTTCCATGAGATGGTCTCTTAGCATCGCCCTTATTTCAGAGCACTTCttacaatgaaaattttaagatcCTAGATGTGGTTGGCTGCTCAGCTGCTAGGCTGGAAGCTCATGAGGGCAAAGGCCGGGTCCACCTTGTTCATGGTCATCTTCCCAGTGTTGGGTGCATGGTAGCTGCTCAATAAACTTTGATAGAATGACCTCAAATGTTGAGTGAATCCATGTGTCCCTAATAATGAGTGGATGGGGCCTTGTGTCCTGGAGGCAAGGTGAGGCCAAGCAGTAGGAGGTCTGGCTCTCGGCTGGCTCCCCTCAGAACCAAGACCTAACACTAGAGGCTTCCTCTCCCCAAATTTGGAGGGGGGCATCCATCTGCCATTCCCCCATACTGCCACCAGGTGGCTGTAATCGCCTACAGA contains the following coding sequences:
- the CYB5D1 gene encoding cytochrome b5 domain-containing protein 1 isoform X1; this encodes MADSAGAMQRRGLVDGPDFEFFQRRYFTPAEVAEHNLPEDLWVSYLGSVYDLTPLAQEHKGDLLLKPIIEVAGQDISHWFDPKTRDIRKHVDPLTGTLRYRTPRGRFLHVPPQLPRSDWANDFGKPWWQGTRYEVGRLSAKTRSIRIINTLTSQEHTLEVRTGACGQVGGNWGSQQVCQEIFGPLGLRRKWEQDPFPPIFRGDRGGRTTWRAVSRVGTLVVAGSQGTETPSYTLATVVAWKHFQAVFWRAVAAGLSY